In Zingiber officinale cultivar Zhangliang chromosome 6A, Zo_v1.1, whole genome shotgun sequence, a single genomic region encodes these proteins:
- the LOC121996599 gene encoding uncharacterized protein LOC121996599 produces MVPIVQWWSRGAFPIPSGYCRWPMAGDGPGGDSDAAHEISSSLAVICRGLELVLISSNRSFSPYHLTHLSPGYFTESSKAQMPILDLSLALILLGHVGSGPDTTKFCLLETNQCQGPQNFSRSQSKTREY; encoded by the exons ATGGTCCCCATCGTCCAGTGGTGGAGCCGCGGCGCTTTCCCAATCCCCAGCGGCTATTGCCGATGGCCGATGGCCGGCGATGGGCCGGGCGGCGATTCCGACGCGGCGCACGAGATCTCCTCCTCTCTGGCGGTCATTTGTCGCGGACTCGAACTTGTTCTCATTTCTTCAAACCGAAGCTTTTCCCCTTACCATCTCACTCACCTATCGCCTGGAT ATTTCACGGAATCAAGTAAGGCCCAAATGCCAATACTTGATCTATCGCTCGCTTTAATCCTGTTAGGTCACGTCGGTTCTGGTCCAG ATACAACAAAGTTTTGTCTTCTCGAGACCAATCAGTGTCAGGGTCCACAAAATTTTTCAAGGAGCCAGTCCAAAACCAGAGAATACTAA
- the LOC121996598 gene encoding uncharacterized protein LOC121996598 isoform X1, translated as MKTSQDPQCAEVQPSSDASPDLHGDPQSIPVVEAPKADSGSASNANNYSRKVSREDIELVQNLIERCLQLYMNRSEVVRTLSNRARIEPGFTTLVWQKLEEENADFFRAYYIRLKLKKQIILFNHLLEHQYHLMKYPVQPKVPLAPIQNGIHTMPVNLPMGYPILPQHAMQVTGQPHIDSMACGLSSCHVVNGIPAPGGFHPIRINSATNGTPEVAHATPPCGTISSMSEMALSPVSAASSNHFPFTPEMSGIGMDATALESTFPSDATHTGGLQLGSDDGHPRDGTRSLGQLWNFSLSDLTADFSNLGDLGILGDYDGSPFLPSDSDILLGSPEQDDIVEEYFADVANGSCSHQSDEEKP; from the exons ATGAAGACCTCACAG GATCCTCAGTGTGCAGAAGTACAACCATCCTCAGACGCTTCACCAGATTTACATGGTGACCCTCAAAGTATTCCAGTTGTTGAAGCTCCTAAAGCAGATTCAGGTTCAGCATCCAATGCAAACAATTATAGTAGAAAGGTTTCTCGCGAAGACATTGAACTG GTGCAAAACTTGATAGAAAGATGCCTACAATTGTACATGAATAGAAGCGAGGTGGTTCGAACATTGTCTAACCGTGCTAGGATAGAACCTGGTTTTACAACATTAG TATGGCAGAAATTGGAAGAAGAAAATGCAGATTTTTTCAGAGCTTATTATATTAGACTAAAGCTGAAGAAGCAAATCATTTTGTTCAATCACTTGCTTGAGCACCAGTATCATCTGATGAAGTATCCTGTTCAGCCTAAGGTTCCATTGGCTCCAATTCAAAATGGGATTCACACAATGCCTG TCAATTTACCCATGGGCTATCCTATTCTTCCTCAGCACGCAATGCAAGTTACAGGCCAACCTCACATTGACTCGATGGCTTGTGGCCTCTCCAGTTGTCATGTAGTCAATGGTATTCCTGCTCCAGGTGGTTTTCATCCCATTCGCATCAACTCTGCGACCAA CGGCACGCCTGAAGTGGCTCATGCCACCCCTCCATGTGGCACCATTTCTTCCATGTCGGAGATGGCTCTGAGTCCTGTGTCAGCAGCATCAAGCAATCATTTTCCTTTCACTCCAGAGATGTCTGGGATAGGCATGGATGCAACAGCTCTAGAATCAACCTTCCCATCTGATGCAACGCACACGGGAGGGCTGCAACTAGGATCAGATGATGGACACCCAAGAGATGGAACGAGATCTTTGGGACAACTCTGGAATTTCAGCTTATCGGATCTGACAGCAGATTTTTCAAATTTAGGAG ATCTTGGAATTTTGGGAGACTATGATGGTTCTCCTTTCTTGCCATCAGACTCTGACATCTTGCTGGGCTCCCCAGAACAGGATGATATAG TGGAAGAATACTTTGCTGATGTTGCTAATGGATCGTGCTCTCACCAATCGGACGAAGAGAAACCTTAG
- the LOC121996598 gene encoding uncharacterized protein LOC121996598 isoform X2 → MKTSQCAEVQPSSDASPDLHGDPQSIPVVEAPKADSGSASNANNYSRKVSREDIELVQNLIERCLQLYMNRSEVVRTLSNRARIEPGFTTLVWQKLEEENADFFRAYYIRLKLKKQIILFNHLLEHQYHLMKYPVQPKVPLAPIQNGIHTMPVNLPMGYPILPQHAMQVTGQPHIDSMACGLSSCHVVNGIPAPGGFHPIRINSATNGTPEVAHATPPCGTISSMSEMALSPVSAASSNHFPFTPEMSGIGMDATALESTFPSDATHTGGLQLGSDDGHPRDGTRSLGQLWNFSLSDLTADFSNLGDLGILGDYDGSPFLPSDSDILLGSPEQDDIVEEYFADVANGSCSHQSDEEKP, encoded by the exons ATGAAGACCTCACAG TGTGCAGAAGTACAACCATCCTCAGACGCTTCACCAGATTTACATGGTGACCCTCAAAGTATTCCAGTTGTTGAAGCTCCTAAAGCAGATTCAGGTTCAGCATCCAATGCAAACAATTATAGTAGAAAGGTTTCTCGCGAAGACATTGAACTG GTGCAAAACTTGATAGAAAGATGCCTACAATTGTACATGAATAGAAGCGAGGTGGTTCGAACATTGTCTAACCGTGCTAGGATAGAACCTGGTTTTACAACATTAG TATGGCAGAAATTGGAAGAAGAAAATGCAGATTTTTTCAGAGCTTATTATATTAGACTAAAGCTGAAGAAGCAAATCATTTTGTTCAATCACTTGCTTGAGCACCAGTATCATCTGATGAAGTATCCTGTTCAGCCTAAGGTTCCATTGGCTCCAATTCAAAATGGGATTCACACAATGCCTG TCAATTTACCCATGGGCTATCCTATTCTTCCTCAGCACGCAATGCAAGTTACAGGCCAACCTCACATTGACTCGATGGCTTGTGGCCTCTCCAGTTGTCATGTAGTCAATGGTATTCCTGCTCCAGGTGGTTTTCATCCCATTCGCATCAACTCTGCGACCAA CGGCACGCCTGAAGTGGCTCATGCCACCCCTCCATGTGGCACCATTTCTTCCATGTCGGAGATGGCTCTGAGTCCTGTGTCAGCAGCATCAAGCAATCATTTTCCTTTCACTCCAGAGATGTCTGGGATAGGCATGGATGCAACAGCTCTAGAATCAACCTTCCCATCTGATGCAACGCACACGGGAGGGCTGCAACTAGGATCAGATGATGGACACCCAAGAGATGGAACGAGATCTTTGGGACAACTCTGGAATTTCAGCTTATCGGATCTGACAGCAGATTTTTCAAATTTAGGAG ATCTTGGAATTTTGGGAGACTATGATGGTTCTCCTTTCTTGCCATCAGACTCTGACATCTTGCTGGGCTCCCCAGAACAGGATGATATAG TGGAAGAATACTTTGCTGATGTTGCTAATGGATCGTGCTCTCACCAATCGGACGAAGAGAAACCTTAG